One Pseudomonas muyukensis DNA segment encodes these proteins:
- the etfB gene encoding electron transfer flavoprotein subunit beta translates to MSTKVISLVSIGAHPSSGRARRAEQDARAVELGLQLAGDNLQVVHAGDPREEALRGYLGMGLAHLDVLEQPAGADVLGVLGDYLRDAGAQLVLAGSQAETGEGSGMLPFLLAEKLGWPLVVGLAEVESIDNGTAQVLQALPRGQRRRLKVRLPLLATVDNAAPKPRQSAFGPARRGVLAARNVVVVDDPVLGAEALQPARPRPKRLKVIKAKSGADRMKAATAKASGGGGKVLKDVSPQEGAEAILKLLVEEGVLR, encoded by the coding sequence ATGAGTACGAAAGTCATCAGCCTGGTTTCCATTGGCGCCCACCCCAGCTCCGGCCGTGCGCGCCGCGCCGAGCAGGATGCCCGGGCGGTGGAGCTGGGCTTGCAGCTGGCTGGGGATAACTTGCAGGTGGTGCATGCCGGCGACCCGCGTGAGGAGGCGCTGCGGGGTTACCTGGGGATGGGCCTGGCGCACCTGGATGTGCTCGAGCAGCCTGCTGGCGCCGACGTGCTGGGCGTGCTCGGCGACTACCTGCGCGATGCCGGGGCCCAGCTGGTGCTGGCCGGCAGCCAGGCCGAAACGGGCGAGGGCTCGGGCATGCTGCCGTTCCTGCTGGCCGAGAAGCTCGGCTGGCCGCTGGTGGTGGGCCTGGCTGAGGTGGAATCCATCGACAATGGCACCGCCCAGGTGTTGCAGGCCTTGCCACGGGGCCAGCGTCGTCGCCTGAAAGTGCGCTTGCCGTTGTTGGCGACTGTGGATAACGCTGCGCCCAAGCCTCGGCAAAGCGCGTTCGGCCCGGCGCGCCGGGGTGTGCTGGCGGCGCGCAACGTGGTGGTGGTGGACGACCCGGTACTGGGCGCGGAGGCCTTGCAGCCGGCGCGGCCCCGGCCCAAGCGGCTGAAGGTGATCAAGGCCAAGAGTGGCGCCGACCGCATGAAGGCGGCGACGGCGAAGGCCAGTGGTGGCGGTGGCAAGGTGCTCAAGGATGTTTCGCCACAGGAAGGTGCCGAGGCGATCCTCAAGCTGCTGGTGGAGGAGGGGGTGCTGCGCTGA
- the etfA gene encoding electron transfer flavoprotein subunit alpha, with product MSDVIRRDPRAEWIARNRLHPLHAAMQTQQTRWMGPNGLIRKNPHALAAGFIGPAGLKRIDRSGAQQGTGVGGRRTAAVEVQLPLHQVPAPAFYIAVVPDMVGGRLSSHDRDLLGLAHGLAGSDGAVLAVVFGEHKENNFSTAGVDRLLVIEGEAFEGYAPEQLVQGLRAVDNQFTPRHWLLPDSRAGGGELGRRLGAALGERPATRVWQIKDGQCIGRAGAGQQDLQRAVPRLILGAAECAEPVSETCHEALPVELSTGVARSLSRIEDLGSVAVDPATIAMAEAEFIVSGGNGVKDWDLYHKATAALGATEGASRVAVDDGFMPRNRQVGATGTWVTARVYVAVGISGAIQHLQGIGACDKVVAINLDPGCDMIKRADLSVIGDSSAILQALIEAVDNFRSGGQRDAA from the coding sequence ATGAGCGACGTCATCCGCCGCGACCCACGCGCCGAGTGGATCGCCCGTAACCGCCTGCATCCGCTGCACGCGGCGATGCAGACGCAACAGACCCGCTGGATGGGCCCCAATGGCCTGATCCGCAAGAACCCCCATGCGCTCGCCGCCGGCTTCATCGGCCCGGCCGGCCTCAAGCGCATCGACCGCAGCGGCGCCCAGCAGGGCACCGGTGTCGGCGGGCGGCGCACGGCGGCGGTCGAAGTGCAGTTGCCGTTGCACCAGGTGCCAGCACCGGCGTTCTACATCGCCGTGGTGCCGGACATGGTCGGCGGCCGCCTGAGCAGCCACGACCGCGACTTGCTCGGCCTGGCCCATGGCCTGGCCGGCAGCGACGGCGCGGTGCTGGCGGTGGTGTTCGGCGAGCACAAGGAAAACAACTTTTCCACAGCCGGTGTCGACCGCCTGCTGGTCATCGAAGGTGAGGCCTTCGAGGGTTATGCACCGGAGCAGTTGGTGCAGGGCCTGCGCGCTGTGGATAACCAGTTCACTCCACGCCACTGGCTGCTGCCCGACAGCCGCGCCGGTGGCGGCGAGCTGGGTCGGCGCCTCGGCGCGGCCCTGGGCGAACGCCCGGCGACGCGGGTGTGGCAGATCAAGGACGGCCAGTGCATCGGCCGCGCCGGTGCCGGCCAGCAGGACCTGCAACGCGCCGTGCCACGCCTGATCCTGGGCGCGGCGGAATGCGCCGAGCCGGTCAGCGAAACCTGTCACGAAGCGCTGCCGGTGGAGTTGTCCACAGGCGTGGCGCGCAGCCTGTCGCGCATCGAAGACCTCGGTTCGGTGGCCGTGGATCCGGCGACCATCGCCATGGCCGAGGCCGAGTTCATCGTCTCCGGCGGCAACGGCGTCAAGGACTGGGACCTGTATCACAAGGCCACTGCGGCACTCGGTGCCACCGAAGGGGCCTCGCGGGTGGCGGTGGACGATGGCTTCATGCCGCGCAACCGCCAGGTGGGCGCCACCGGCACCTGGGTCACGGCGCGGGTCTATGTGGCTGTGGGTATCTCCGGCGCTATCCAGCACCTGCAAGGCATCGGCGCCTGCGACAAAGTGGTGGCGATCAACCTGGACCCAGGTTGCGACATGATCAAACGGGCCGACCTGTCGGTGATTGGCGACAGCTCGGCGATTCTCCAGGCACTGATCGAGGCTGTGGACAACTTCCGCAGCGGCGGCCAGCGCGACGCGGCATAG
- the dgcB gene encoding dimethylglycine demethylation protein DgcB: MLNTLLPILLFTALALAVLGALRRVRMWRRGRPSKVDLLGGLLAMPRRYLVDLHHVVERDKYMSKTHVATAGGFVLSAVLAIVVHGLGLHSKILGYALLVATLIMFTGALFVFKRRLNPPARLSKGPWMRLPKSLLMFAASFFIATLPVAGILPEGTGGWVLVAVLGVGVLWGVSELFFGMTWGGPMKHAFAGALHLAWHRRAERFGGGRSTGLKPLDLEDPNALLGVEKPVDFTWNQLLGFDACVQCGKCEAMCPAFAAGQPLNPKKLIQDMVIGLAGGTDAQFAGSPYPGKPLGEHGGHPHQPIVNGLVDAETLWSCTTCRACVEECPMMIEHVDAIVDMRRHLTLEKGATPNKGAEVLDNLIATDNPGGFAPGGRMNWAADLNLQLLAQVKATDVLFWVGDGAFDMRNQRTLRSFVKVLKASGVDFAVLGLEERDSGDVARRLGDEATFQHLAKRNIQTLAKYKFQRIVTCDPHSFHVLKNEYGALGGEYQVQHHSTYIAELIEAKKLNLGQHKGGSVTYHDPCYLGRYNGEYEAPRAVLKALGIEVREMQRSGFRSRCCGGGGGAPITDIPGKQRIPDMRMDDIRETEAELVAVGCPQCTAMLEGVVEPRPQIKDLAELVADVLIEEQTPSAAKSPTVKREPAEVH; the protein is encoded by the coding sequence ATGTTGAACACCCTTCTACCCATCCTGCTGTTCACCGCCCTTGCGCTGGCGGTGCTTGGCGCCCTGCGCCGGGTGCGCATGTGGCGGCGTGGGCGGCCAAGCAAGGTCGACCTGCTCGGCGGCCTGCTGGCCATGCCGCGGCGCTACCTGGTGGACCTGCACCACGTGGTCGAGCGCGACAAGTACATGTCCAAGACCCACGTGGCCACCGCTGGCGGCTTCGTGTTGTCAGCCGTGCTGGCGATCGTGGTGCACGGCTTGGGCCTGCACAGCAAGATCCTTGGCTATGCCTTGCTGGTCGCCACGCTGATCATGTTCACTGGCGCGTTGTTCGTCTTCAAACGGCGGCTCAACCCTCCTGCGCGCCTGTCCAAGGGCCCGTGGATGCGCCTGCCGAAAAGCCTGCTGATGTTCGCGGCGAGCTTCTTCATCGCCACGCTGCCGGTGGCGGGCATCCTGCCGGAAGGCACCGGCGGTTGGGTATTGGTGGCCGTGCTGGGCGTCGGCGTGCTGTGGGGCGTGTCCGAGCTGTTCTTCGGCATGACCTGGGGCGGGCCGATGAAACACGCCTTCGCCGGCGCCCTGCACCTGGCCTGGCACCGCCGCGCCGAGCGCTTCGGCGGGGGGCGCTCCACCGGCCTCAAGCCGCTGGACCTGGAAGACCCGAACGCTCTGCTGGGCGTGGAAAAACCAGTGGACTTCACCTGGAACCAATTGCTCGGCTTCGACGCCTGCGTGCAGTGCGGCAAGTGCGAGGCCATGTGCCCGGCCTTCGCCGCCGGCCAGCCGCTGAACCCGAAAAAGCTCATCCAGGACATGGTCATCGGCCTGGCCGGCGGCACCGATGCGCAGTTCGCTGGCAGCCCCTACCCTGGCAAGCCGCTCGGCGAACACGGCGGTCACCCGCACCAGCCGATCGTCAATGGCCTGGTCGATGCCGAAACCCTGTGGTCGTGCACCACCTGCCGGGCTTGCGTCGAGGAATGCCCGATGATGATCGAGCACGTCGATGCCATCGTCGACATGCGCCGCCACCTCACCCTGGAAAAGGGCGCGACGCCGAACAAGGGCGCCGAGGTGCTGGACAACCTGATCGCCACCGACAACCCCGGCGGCTTCGCTCCCGGTGGGCGGATGAACTGGGCGGCCGACCTCAACCTGCAACTGCTGGCGCAGGTCAAAGCCACCGATGTGCTGTTCTGGGTCGGCGATGGTGCCTTCGACATGCGCAACCAGCGCACCCTGCGCTCGTTCGTCAAAGTGCTCAAGGCCTCCGGCGTCGACTTTGCCGTGCTCGGCCTGGAAGAGCGCGACAGCGGTGACGTGGCACGGCGACTGGGTGATGAAGCGACCTTCCAGCACCTGGCCAAGCGCAATATCCAGACCCTGGCCAAGTACAAGTTCCAGCGCATCGTCACCTGCGATCCGCACAGCTTCCATGTGCTGAAGAACGAGTACGGCGCGCTGGGTGGTGAGTACCAGGTGCAGCACCACAGCACCTACATCGCCGAACTGATCGAAGCGAAGAAACTCAATCTCGGCCAGCACAAGGGTGGCAGCGTCACCTACCACGACCCGTGCTACCTGGGCCGTTACAACGGCGAGTACGAAGCCCCGCGCGCCGTGCTCAAGGCGCTGGGCATCGAAGTGCGCGAGATGCAGCGCTCGGGATTCCGTTCCCGCTGCTGCGGCGGTGGCGGCGGTGCGCCGATCACCGACATCCCTGGCAAACAGCGGATCCCGGACATGCGCATGGACGACATCCGCGAGACCGAGGCCGAACTGGTGGCCGTGGGTTGCCCGCAGTGCACCGCGATGCTCGAAGGCGTGGTCGAACCGCGCCCGCAGATCAAGGACCTCGCCGAGCTGGTGGCCGATGTGCTGATCGAAGAGCAAACCCCGTCGGCCGCAAAGTCGCCAACGGTCAAACGTGAACCTGCGGAGGTGCACTGA